Proteins encoded in a region of the Diabrotica virgifera virgifera chromosome 4, PGI_DIABVI_V3a genome:
- the LOC126883246 gene encoding uncharacterized protein LOC126883246 — protein sequence MALKESSYLDQLRISSPEAADRYLDKIKQLNCDPYALSEVDFDYGLTYVPPIASMDILTYIVFTHSFYTHEQMRAYKSLAAYKYFKSGFVEKVGFKVINDLVLLIGKVQHSMRARETKLRVWIIAETGGSICTAHCTCMAGLGEVCSHVTAVLYAAEHAAYLKQQKNEKNVACTDVKSTWPVPTQSGTHPIEAASLDWGKVIEEKNYKEIPPMDDSEMLDLLQELQNSNCDAVLMRHVEPFASQLSDENNEKVSIPVLFNVYHKKYEKMPLDDLIQLGMKCKMEVTQNIRREIEDKTQDQRKCAEWYRQRTGRVTASIFKDVCRTNVEKPSLSLIKSICYPRKISTRAIRWGINHEQLAIDAYKKETSRNHRDFIVNTIGLVVCMKWPQLGASPDGFVYCDCCAAGTLEVKCPFSLRENGNLQEYASRKDSCLECDKTGTVKMNKKHKYYYQVQAQIFICKLNYCDFVVWCPNFIFIERVLPDIKFWEEIKDKVLNFHAKVIMPELLGRYYTSRVPGGNITKWCFCNNVDDGQPMVQCSYENCNIFWFHIGCVNLLEKPKTRWTCSICNQKLFHDYAT from the exons ATGGCTTTAAAAGAAAGTTCGTATTTGGACCAACTAAGAATAAGCTCTCCTGAAGCCGCAGATAGATATTTGGACAAAATCAAACAACTTAACTGTGATCCATATGCTCTAAGTGAAGTCGATTTTGATTATGGACTTACCTATGTGCCACCAATAGCTTCCATGGACATTCTGACCTATATTGTTTTTACTCACAGCTTTTATACCCATGAACAAATGAGAGCTTATAAAAGTTTAGCAGCTTACAAATATTTCAAGTCTGGCTTTGTAGAAAAAGtgggttttaaagttattaatgaTCTGGTGCTTTTAATAGGCAAG gtgCAGCATTCAATGAGAGCTAGAGAAACCAAATTAAGAGTTTGGATTATCGCTGAAACAGGTGGTAGTATTTGTACTGCGCATTGTACTTGCATGGCAGGTCTTGGGGAAGTATGTAGCCATGTTACAGCAGTTTTGTACGCTGCAGAGCATGCAGCATATTTGAAGCAgcagaaaaatgaaaagaatgtAGCGTGTACAGATGTCAAATCAACTTGGCCAGTTCCAACGCAAAGTGGTACACATCCAATAGAAGCTGCTTCACTAGACTGGGGGAAAGtgatagaagaaaaaaattataaggaAATTCCTCCAATGGATGATAGCGAAATGTTGGACTTGCTGCAAGAATTgcaaaattccaattgtgacgCTGTTTTGATGAGGCATGTAGAGCCATTTGCGTCACAACTGTcagatgaaaataatgaaaaagttagtaTACCAGTCCTTTTTAATGTGTaccataaaaaatatgaaaaaatgccTCTAGATGATCTCATTCAACTAGGTATGAAATGTAAAATGGAGGTAACCCAGAATATACGAAGAGAAATAGAAGATAAGACACAGGACCAAAGGAAATGTGCAGAGTGGTATAGACAAAGGACTGGTAGAGTAACAGCTTCAATTTTTAAAGATGTCTGTAGAACCAATGTGGAGAAACCATCCCTATCTTTGATCAAATCAATATGTTACCCTCGCAAAATTTCTACAAGGGCAATAAGATGGGGGATAAATCACGAACAGCTGGCAATTGATGCTTATAAAAAAGAAACTAGCAGGAATCATAGAGACTTTATAGTGAATACAATTGGCTTGGTAGTGTGCATGAAATGGCCTCAGTTAGGTGCCTCACCTGATGGATTTGTGTATTGTGACTGTTGTGCTGCGGGTACCTTAGAAGTAAAGTGTCCATTTTCTCTTCGAGAAAATGGAAATTTACAGGAGTATGCAAGTCGAAAGGACTCCTGTCTTGAATGTGATAAAACTGGTAcagtaaaaatgaataaaaaacataagTACTATTACCAGGTGCAAGcacaaatatttatttgtaaactTAATTATTGTGACTTTGTTGTCTGGTGTCCTAATTTTATATTTATCGAAAGAGTTTTACCAGACATAAAATTTTGGGAAGAAATTAAAGATAAAGTcctaaattttcatgcaaaagtAATTATGCCTGAACTTTTAGGACGTTATTACACTTCCAGAGTACCAGGTGGCAATATAACAAAGTGGTGTTTTTGCAATAATGTCGATGATGGCCAACCTATGGTTCAATGCTCATATGAGAATTGTAATATTTTCTGGTTCCATATTGGGTGTGTAAATTTATTAGAAAAACCCAAAACTAGGTGGACATGTTCAATATGCAACCAGAAACTATTTCATGATTATGCCACATAA
- the LOC126883251 gene encoding uncharacterized protein LOC126883251 codes for MPLTCIVVNCGSRSKRDKVSFFAIPKPLKFKHAIHLNELTVKRRKKWIRAIRRADLTESKLKYQKVCSKHFIQGQPAKLEDVNDPDWIPTQNMGYSRGPVKRKQDLERLERVKKRSSTKVSQEDNDTFIENENNTVSESNTTAMYEDSTGTETQTELTSDDIEQMAQQLKFANKKIDELTRRINKTI; via the exons ATGCCACTAACATGTAttgtagtgaactgtggaagcaGGTCGAAAAGGGATAAAGTATCTTTTTTTGCTATTCCCAAACCACTGAAGTTTAAACATGCTATCCACTTGAATGAATTAACTGTTAAACGCAGAAAAAAATGGATAAGGGCCATACGAAGAGCAGACCTGACAGaatcaaaattaaaatatcaaaaagtgTGTTCCAAACATTTTATTCAAG gACAACCTGCAAAACTTGAAGATGTAAATGATCCTGATTGGATACCAACCCAAAATATGGGTTACTCTAGGGGACCTGTAAAACGAAAGCAGGACCTTGAAAGACTGGAAAGAGTAAAGAAAAGATCTTCCACAAAGGTTTCACAAGAGGACAATGATACATTTATTGAG aatgaaaacaatacagTAAGTGAAAGTAACACTACAGCAATGTATGAAGACAGTACTGGAACCGAAACTCAAACTGAGTTAACCTCAGATGATATTGAACAGATGGCTCAACAATTAAAATttgcaaataaaaaaattgacgagTTGACTCGCAGAATTAATAAGACCATTTAA